The sequence below is a genomic window from Nicotiana tomentosiformis chromosome 6, ASM39032v3, whole genome shotgun sequence.
acccTTTAAAAAGGAAACTCAAATACTCTTCTGATTCTACAAACCCCCCTCCCCCAACAAAACTACCCTACCCCGCAACCCACCCACCCCACCTTCACTCCTCTTTAAATTCCCACTTATTTCATTCTACATTTTCTCAGAGTAAAAAGAAACAGAGAGCTAGCTACTATTACAGAGTGCAAAAAACAGAGGAAACTCTCAGTTATTACACTCTTTTTCAAAAGGCTAAAGAAAAAAGtgccttctctttttcttttgccAAATTCTTTTTGCTCTTTTTTTCTCAACATGGGTtcttgtaaagaagaagaaaaaactgATCAACAACCAAAATGGTTATGGGTTAATGGACCTATAATAGTAGGTGCTGGACCTTCTGGTTTAGCAGTTTCAGCTTCTCTTAAAGAAAATGGAGTCCCTTCACTTATTCTTGAAAGAAGTGATTGTATTGCTTCTTTATGGCAACAAAAAACCTATGATCGTTTAAAACTTCATCTCCCTAAACAGTTTTGTCAACTCCCATTATTTGGTTTTCCTGAAAATTTCCCTAAATACCCTTCAAAAAAACAGTTCATTTCTTACTTAGAGGATTATGCTAAACACTTTGGTATAATTCCCAAGTTTAAACAGTCTGTAAAAGTTGCAGAATTTGATCATGTTAGTGGATTTTGGAAGGTGGAAACTCAAGATTTTTTGTATCTTTCAAAGTGGTTGATTGTGGCTACAGGGGAAAATGCAGAGCCAGTTATACCAGAAATTCAAGGGATTGGTAAGTTTAAAGGAACAGTAATGCATACTAGTCTTTATAAGTCTGGTACTGAGTTTAATAATCAAAGGGTTTTGGTAATTGGCTGTGGAAATTCTGGTATGGAAGTTAGCTTGGACCTTTGTAGACATAATGCCATCCCTCACATGGTCGTCAGAAATTCCGTAAGTACATTTCCCTttcctccttttatttttatttttttctttcgaTTTATTGTGGGGGCGTTCGCTGTTGCCTGAGCCGTGGTCTACCTGAAATAGTTTTTCTACATTTATAAGATTGGAGTTATGTTTGCGTACAACTTATCCTCTCTAAACCCCATTCATGAGAttactttttttctttcaaattatTGTGGTGACCTTAACCTAAAATCTCGGGTTTTAACCTTGAACATAGAAACGCTTCTGATAGAAAGCGTTTTATGGACTTTCCGGCACAAATTTGAATTAGTCGGATGATGCAGATAGGGGCGAAGCCAACCATATATCTACGGGTTCGACAAAATCCAGTAGTTTTAACTCAGACCCTTTATCTGTGTTAAAAAGGTTATTGAACATGTATAGATAGTTTACGTGGAACCGAGAAGACAAATTGGATTATGCTTTAGAACCTATAAACTAAAAATTCTAACTCCGTCTCCCGAggcaaaataagaaaataaaaaaatatgtagTATCATCTTCTTAAGAAATTGATTTGTTAAACATGTTTGAGATTAGCTTTCATCCTTGTTACACCATTTTTTTTTATAGGTACACTTTCataatttttggaaaaatttaaaGTGTGTATTAAGTTAGGGCATGTTTTAAGCTAATTTCTTTTGGCTACTTTTTAATTTAATGTTTTTGGATGCAGGTGCATATTTTACCAAGGGAAATGTTAGGGATATCAACATTTTCAATAGCAATGGCACTTCTCAAATGGTTGCCTATAAGAGTTGTTGACAAGTTGCTATTACTAGTAGCCAATTTGACCTTAGGTAGCACAGATAAGTTAGGTCTCCGGCGACCAAAAACCGGTCCACTTGAACTGAAAAATGCCACCGGAAAAACTCCGGTACTCGACGTTGGTGCATTGTCACAAATAAGAAATGGAAAAATTCAGGTAAATTCACAATAATTCTTGCTTTTGTCAAATTAAATCTTGGgtatttttagtttatttttctgtatttttggtaatggtgattttaattttattttattttgtatattcttGCAGATTATGCACGGTGTGAAGGAGATAACTAAAATAGGAGCAAAGTCTATAGATGGAAAAGAAGGAGAATTTGATTCAATAATCCTAGCAACTGGATACAAAAGCAATGTTCCTTCTTGGCTTAAGGTATACTATTTCAATAGTATTTTTATTTAAGTATAAATTTGTAGgattcaaaacaaaaataaataaaaatagaatgCATGGAGCAATGACAAAATGGATAATAAGCCAATGAGGATTTT
It includes:
- the LOC104120860 gene encoding probable indole-3-pyruvate monooxygenase YUCCA4; amino-acid sequence: MGSCKEEEKTDQQPKWLWVNGPIIVGAGPSGLAVSASLKENGVPSLILERSDCIASLWQQKTYDRLKLHLPKQFCQLPLFGFPENFPKYPSKKQFISYLEDYAKHFGIIPKFKQSVKVAEFDHVSGFWKVETQDFLYLSKWLIVATGENAEPVIPEIQGIGKFKGTVMHTSLYKSGTEFNNQRVLVIGCGNSGMEVSLDLCRHNAIPHMVVRNSVHILPREMLGISTFSIAMALLKWLPIRVVDKLLLLVANLTLGSTDKLGLRRPKTGPLELKNATGKTPVLDVGALSQIRNGKIQIMHGVKEITKIGAKSIDGKEGEFDSIILATGYKSNVPSWLKGTDFFTEQGMPKTPFPNGWKGENGLYTVGFTRRGLLGTANDAKNIARDISDQWRKYKGFCKNFCTSRNLSDSQGICF